The stretch of DNA GGAACGGTTGCGCACGCATCTGCTCGAAGAATCGAAGCTCGTGGATGTTGTCTGCGGTCCCGATGAGTATCGGAAGCTCCCGGCCCTCATTGATGGCGCCCTTCTTGGCGAAAAGGGAATTCAGATCCAGCTATCACGCAGCGAGACCTACGATGATATCGAGCCGTTGCGCACCGAGGGAATCAGCGCCTGGATCTCGGTCATGCGCGGCTGCGACAAGTTCTGCACGTTCTGTGTGGTGCCGTTTACACGCGGCCGTGAACGCAGCCGATCGATGGCAAACATCGTTCACGAAATAGAAATTCTGGTGGCACGCGGTTTCAAGGAAGTGACCCTACTCGGGCAAAATGTCAATTCCTATCTCGACGAGGGGAACGACTTCGCCGATTTGCTCGTCGCGGCTGCCGGCGTTGATCCATCGTTGCGTGTGCGTTTTACTACCTCGCATCCGCAGGACATGTCCGACAAGCTGATTGCAGCCATCGCCGCTTACGACAATATCTGCAGCTACATTCATCTGCCGCTGCAATCAGGATCGGACCGTATCCTCGAGCTGATGAACCGCAATTATTCCGCGGCGGATTACCTCGACCGCATAGGTAAGATCCGGGAGACGATCCCCGGCGTTGCACTCTCGACGGATATCATCACCGGTTTCCCCACGGAGACGGAAGACGACCATCGAGCCACGCTTGAAATGATGCGGAAGATCCAGTACGATAGCGCCTTCACGTTCAAGTATTCCGCGCGAGAAAACACCAAGGCGTGGAAAATGGGTGACGACATCCCGGAAGAGATCAAAGGTCGACGGCTGGAAGAGATCATCGAGCTGCAGCGGCACGCGTCGTATCAGCGAAACGTGGCACTGGTCGGTAGTACACAGGTTGTACTTGTGGAAGGCCGCAGCAAACGTTCCGACGCTGAATGGATGGGCCGCACCGACACAAATAAAACGGTCATCTTCCCGGCGGCGGGATATGAACCGGGCGATTACATTTCGGTGCGGGTGGACGGTGCTACTTCCGCCACTCTCTTCGGGACTGTTCTGCGTCACGGTCTCGAGATCGCCGCCTGATCTCTCACTTCTGGAACATCACCGCGCGGTGCAAAGGTGCGCATTCTTGATTCATACTGTGTGTTTCTCGTGATTCTCTCGCCACTTGCCGGCTGGGCGCAGAGCGTGCCGCAACTCCGTGCGCTCCATCAGACCGCACAGGAAGGACGC from Ignavibacteriota bacterium encodes:
- the miaB gene encoding tRNA (N6-isopentenyl adenosine(37)-C2)-methylthiotransferase MiaB, which produces MQKRQSEADNMAEKVVQRRKIYIETYGCQMNVADTEIINGILHREGYEVESNIESADAIFLNTCAIRDHAEQRIYGRLSNFEHLKKRRPHLVVGVLGCMAERLRTHLLEESKLVDVVCGPDEYRKLPALIDGALLGEKGIQIQLSRSETYDDIEPLRTEGISAWISVMRGCDKFCTFCVVPFTRGRERSRSMANIVHEIEILVARGFKEVTLLGQNVNSYLDEGNDFADLLVAAAGVDPSLRVRFTTSHPQDMSDKLIAAIAAYDNICSYIHLPLQSGSDRILELMNRNYSAADYLDRIGKIRETIPGVALSTDIITGFPTETEDDHRATLEMMRKIQYDSAFTFKYSARENTKAWKMGDDIPEEIKGRRLEEIIELQRHASYQRNVALVGSTQVVLVEGRSKRSDAEWMGRTDTNKTVIFPAAGYEPGDYISVRVDGATSATLFGTVLRHGLEIAA